One Lucilia cuprina isolate Lc7/37 chromosome 4, ASM2204524v1, whole genome shotgun sequence DNA segment encodes these proteins:
- the LOC111680951 gene encoding putative leucine-rich repeat-containing protein DDB_G0290503 yields MARGRNQNRGRNQQIQNTQLKNFPLNQEQQNLQQSHPLLLPNTVSVQQQSSNTKATTNNTSTTTTKPSSNHLTNAPVANINKQQCNNSQKSNTTSPSINSESYGHINKNNNINANKNLNIESNKTNNNNYNYNDANCLEANGGDEDLKTHLETNGDPAISSSTTNTTYQMTMSNNSSENFSQVKTNDDTHDIDADSHNEDHHNDNALPDNYSNSANLSLDASLESENIAMLNNGINEEYDRPEALINRSPVIEQNGSVIASVTGNNSVQSVNKSANGQLNDLTECDRDRLLSENIDKRDIDSPAAMGQKNTKGDNTNTSSNSPSPTVTPSSSTRAFRESSVTSSVPSSSNHEGYAGNTINQQRGQSPSMHVPTITVVDCSSTVGNHQTAKSYDSNKTDKDEFYDFEMETPQQQLYQKQQKQQQEFSDHNNENKEYDHAAAADAINTTQKTNSSYGMQRTASPTSMYSRYNYIKLEDVEEEDEEEEEDEVEEHEEEDEGEHEDEDETKHAQREQQIVYTSSNSNSNNLDNEYQQYKHLNSLSPERQQQQQQQHIKSTNININNHNNSDYNLSTSFPDSGMGESIASSSTNSRYINTNDADCDDASNTMKQQQENTRDVEQQHQQQQHMPFVRDGYSTDCDETLMQCDELLLDFAESPDYLDPASSERLVCIESISLPDVVVESTNSSGNCGISTNNNAATSSLLTTSSSLSPSSNSGADRDYININGATGTTLNSVHFIPIHVEGSNNSSNVGGGGSGRSSPRKQSVDDSLVGSSRATIEIVEDATELQHSPSSTRSSTKNLSDVIAEKLKNDLLEQKAQFNVQLEDAHKNVNSLETKISEMKMKIEKLEQELSAKTWNVERLQGELNAAHKDDEYVRKKLKLLEDEKTSLRHRFSENEDELKRKYDDLEIQYNELQEKYKQTQSLASNLHTQLAKAQTEAEEWREEVDKIRNELEEQIKVLQNALENSENERKICEDKWQREFEMLRTHNMETEESIMTDCEWQLRQMQRQCKDKIDKVESGRREAEDKVEQLEEELEERRKEIDDLKIYQAQVNSLRGVVNEQEQSIQNLVSQIEHLKSDLAIANENLSEQIEAVKKIKYHCDNALYDKERQMMYRIDEVRNEAASFWEDKLYTEMTRLKNELESVYVDERREALDKLQNEHVEELKALTNRYTDNEEELRMELAETQQRLEQKTQEFIELREKSDNALLQTRMHLDRADREFQKAMCQEEERREALETSLREEFEHEKQEMEEKFRERLGQVKDEFAKELQINTQELEEEHKKEIEQLKAKLQTEKDEALQQLSEKHRKKLADVDEKIKDIEQRHKHDLKDLKAAYDAEKAALDKRDISNANEIEQLHRKCRCLTNLFEEMRMRYERRDPRPEDLREIAELRARCESQERDLYLLTDRLREMQIQMNELQQNGVECNTMNNKNNKKSKQIKKPPPKTIPTNCDVIYEENEERESPPPTQNSIYTNKQQINNNYNNEDDHNEDDDTDDAENDVENNEEENTGDNIAKDQRIIDVKEKIDQSSYKEKNTKLLIKDNVDDSHMITAV; encoded by the exons ATGGCGCGTGGACGTAATCAAAATCGCGGACGTAaccaacaaatacaaaatacgcAGCTAAAAAATTTTCCACTTAATCAAGAACAACAAAACCTACAGCAATCGCATCCTCTGCTATTGCCCAATACAGTGTCTGTGCAACAACAATCTTCAAATACTAAAGCCACCACCAACAACACATCCACCACTACTACCAAACCATCCTCTAACCATTTAACAAATGCACCTGTTGCCAACATCAATAAACAACAGTGCAACAACAGCCAGAAGAGCAACACTACCTCGCCCTCTATAAATTCTGAAAGTTACGgccatattaataaaaataataatataaatgcaaataaaaatctaaacattgaaagtaataaaacaaataataataattataattataatgatgCAAATTGTTTAGAAGCCAATGGCGGTGATGAAGATCTGAAAACACACCTTGAGACAAACGGCGACCCCGCTATATCTTCTTCTACTACAAATACAACTTATCAAATGACGATGTCTAATAATAGCTCAGAGAATTTTAGCCAAGTCAAAACGAATGACGATACTCACGATATCGATGCCGACTCACATAATGAAGATCATCATAATGATAATGCTCTCCCTGATAATTACAGTAATTCAGCAAATCTCTCATTAGATGCCTCTCTGGAGAGCGAAAATATAGCAATGCTGAATAACGGTATAAACGAAGAGTATGATAGGCCAGAAGCACTAATCAATCGTTCTCCGGTCATCGAGCAAAACGGGAGTGTGATCGCGTCAGTAACGGGTAACAACAGCGTTCAAAGCGTTAACAAATCGGCTAACGGGCAGTTAAATGATTTAACGGAATGTGATCGTGATCGTTTGTTATCGGAAAATATAGATAAACGTGACATTGACAGTCCAGCCGCAATGggacaaaaaaatactaaaggTGATAATACAAACACCTCTTCAAACTCTCCTTCACCAACAGTAACGCCCTCTTCGAGTACGCGGGCATTTCGCGAATCGTCTGTAACATCGTCGGTGCCATCGTCATCAAACCACGAAGGTTATGCCGGAAATACCATTAACCAACAGCGCGGTCAATCGCCTAGCATGCATGTGCCCACAATCACTGTGGTAGACTGCAGCAGCACCGTGGGTAACCATCAAACTGCCAAAAGTTATGACAGTAATAAAACAGATAAAGATGAATTTTATGATTTCGAAATGGAAACGCCACAACAGCAGCTCTAccagaaacaacaaaaacaacaacaagagttCAGTGATCACaacaatgaaaacaaagaaTACGATCATGCCGCTGCTGCTGATGCCATAAATACAACGCAAAAAACCAACTCCTCTTATGGTATGCAACGCACTGCATCACCAACGTCAATGTACTCACGTTATAATTACATCAAACTCGAAGATGTCGAAGAAGAAGACGAAGAAGAAGAGGAGGATGAGGTAGAAGAACACGAAGAAGAGGACGAGGGAGAACATGAAGACGAAGATGAGACCAAACATGCACAAAGAGAACAACAAATTGTGTATACCTCTAGTAATAGTAACAGCAATAACCTTGACAATGAATATCAGCAATACAAACACTTAAATTCACTTAGTCCAgaaaggcaacaacaacaacagcagcaacacaTTAAAAGCACAAACATAAATatcaacaaccacaacaatagTGATTATAACTTAAGCACAAGTTTTCCCGATTCAGGCATGGGAGAATCTATAGCATCGTCATCCACAAATAGCCGGTATATAAATACCAACGATGCAGATTGTGATGATGCCAGTAACACtatgaaacaacaacaagaaaatacaCGAGATGTggaacaacaacatcaacaacaacaacacatgcCATTTGTGCGTGATGGCTACTCAACCGATTGTGATGAAACATTAATGCAGTGCGATGAATTACTCTTAGATTTTGCCGAATCACCAGATTATTTAGATCCCGCCTCTTCGGAACGTTTAGTGTGTATTGAAAGCATAAGTTTACCAGATGTTGTTGTCGAGTCAACGAACTCATCCGGTAATTGTGGAATAAGTACAAATAATAATGCTGCCACATCATCATTATTAACAACGTCTTCATCATTATCCCCATCCTCCAATTCAGGTGCAGATCGtgattatattaatataaatggtGCCACTGGTACTACACTAAATAGTGTCCACTTTATACCCATTCATGTGGAGGGTAGTAATAATAGCAGTAatgttggtggtggtggtagtgGACGCTCATCACCTCGCAAACAAAGTGTCGATGATAGCCTTGTTGGTAGTAGTCGAGCTACAATAGAAATTGTAGAAGATGCCACAGAACTGCAGCATTCGCCATCTAGTACAAGATCATCAACAAAGAATCTTAGTGATGTTATTGCAGAGAAATTAAA aaatgatTTATTAGAACAGAAAGCACAATTTAATGTACAGCTAGAAGATGCACATAAAAATGTGAACAGTTTAGAAACGAAAATCagtgaaatgaaaatgaaaattgaaaaactgGAACAGGAGTTATCGGCGAAAACCTGGAACGTTGAaa GATTACAGGGTGAATTAAATGCAGCTCACAAAGATGATGAATATGTtcgtaaaaaactcaaactaCTAGAAGATGAAAAGACCAGTCTACGTCATCGGTTTAGTGAAAATGAGGatgaattaaaaagaaaatatg ACGACCTTGAAATACAGTACAATGAATTGCAAgagaaatacaaacaaactcAAAGCTTGGCAAGTAATTTGCATACACAACTGGCAAAGGCCCAGACAGAGGCGGAAGAATGGCGCGAAGAAGTGGATAAGATACGCAATGAACTTGAGGAACAAATCAAAGTTTTACAAAATGCCCTGGAAAATTCCGAAAATGAACGTAAGATTTGTGAAGACAAATGGCAGAGGGAATTTGAAATGCTAAGGACTCATAATATGG AAACTGAAGAATCCATTATGACCGATTGTGAGTGGCAATTGCGTCAGATGCAACGTCAGTGTAAAGACAAAATCGACAAAGTCGAAAGTGGCAGGCGAGAGGCTGAAGATAAAGTTGAACAACTTGAGGAGGAACTGGAAGAACGTCGCAAAGAGATAgacgatttaaaaatatatcaggCCCAAGTGAACTCTCTCAGAGGAGTAGTCAACGAACAAGAACAGTCTATACAAAATCTAGTCTCTCAAATTGAACACTTAAAGAGTGATTTGGCAATTGCCAATGAAAACCTTTCCGAACAAATTGAAGcagttaagaaaattaaatatcatTGTGATAATGCTCTCTATGATAAGGAACGTCAAATGATGTATCGCATCGATGAGGTACGCAATGAGGCTGCCTCTTTCTGGGAGGACAAACTTTACACAGAGATGACAAGACtgaaaaatgaactagaatcgGTATATGTAGATGAACGACGCGAAGCTTTGGACAAGCTACAGAATGAACATGTAGAAGAACTTAAAGCTTTGACCAACCGCTATACAGATAATGAGGAAGAATTGCGCATGGAATTGGCCGAAACACAGCAACGCTTAGAACAAAAAACTCAAGAATTTATAGAATTACGAGAAAAGTCCGACAATGCTTTATTGCAAACACGCATGCATTTGGATCGAGCAGATCGGGAATTCCAAAAGGCCATGTGTCAGGAAGAAGAACGCAGAGAAGCTTTAGAAACTTCTTTACGTGAAGAGTTCGAACACGAAAAGCAAGAAATGGAGGAAAAGTTCCGTGAACGTTTGGGTCAAGTCAAAGATGAATTTGCCAAAGAACTGCAGATTAATACACAAGAATTAGAAGAAGAACATAAGAAAGAAATAGAACAATTAAAAGCCAAATTACAAACCGAAAAGGACGAGGCTTTGCAACAACTTAGCGAAAAACATCGCAAGAAACTGGCCGATGTGGATGAAAAAATCAAAGATATTGAGCAGCGCCACAAGCATGATCTTAAAGATCTAAAAGCTGCCTATGATGCCGAAAAGGCTGCCCTCGACAAAAGAGACATCAGCAATGCCAACGAAATTGAACAGTTACATAGAAAATGTCGCTGTCTCACCAATCTATTCGAAGAAATGCGTATGCGCTACGAAAGACGTGATCCTCGACCTGAGGATCTAAGAGAAATAGCTGAACTACGTGCCCGCTGTGAATCTCAGGAACGTGATTTGTATTTGCTGACCGATCGTCTGAGAGAAATGCAAATACAAATGAACGAATTGCAACAGAATGGTGTAGAGTGCAATACcatgaacaataaaaataataaaaaatcgaaaCAGATAAAGAAGCCACCGCCAAAAACTATACCAACAAATTGCGATGTTATTTACGAAGAAAACGAAGAACGAGAATCACCGCCACCCacacaaaattcaatatatacaaataaacaacagattaataataattacaataatgAAGACGATCATAATGAAGATGATGATACCGACGATGCTGAGAATGACGTAGAAAATAATGAAGAGGAAAACACAGGTGATAATATTGCTAAAGATCAAAGAATCATtgatgttaaagaaaaaatcgaTCAGTCttcttacaaagaaaaaaatacaaaattattgatCAAAGACAACGTAGATGACAGTCACATGATTACAGCTGTTTAG